In Phocoena sinus isolate mPhoSin1 chromosome X, mPhoSin1.pri, whole genome shotgun sequence, a genomic segment contains:
- the LOC116747331 gene encoding protein tyrosine phosphatase type IVA 1-like isoform X1 encodes MAQMNHPAPVEVTYKNMRFLNPTNATLNKVIEELKKYGVTTTARICEATYDTTLVEKEDIHVLDWPSDDGAPPSNQTVDDWLSLVTINFHEDPGCCIAVHCVAGLGRGPVLVALALIEGGMKYEDAVQLIRQKQRGAFNSKQLLYLEKYHPKMRLRFKNSNGHRNNCCFQYNWGA; translated from the coding sequence ATGGCTCAAATGAACCACCCAGCTCCTGTGGAAGTCACTTATAAGAACATGAGATTTCTTAATCCAACCAATGCGACCTTAAACAAAGTTATAGAGGAACTTAAGAAGTATGGAGTTACCACAACAGCAAGAATATGTGAAGCAACTTATGACACTACTCTTGTGGAGAAAGAAGACATCCATGTTCTCGATTGGCCTTCTGATGATGGCGCACCACCATCTAACCAGACTGTTGATGATTGGTTAAGTCTCGTGACAATTAACTTCCACGAAGACCCTGGTTGTTGTATTGCCGTTCATTGTGTTGCAGGCCTTGGGAGAGGTCCAGTGCTTGTCGCCCTAGCATTAATTGAAGGTGGAATGAAATATGAAGATGCAGTACAGTTGATAAGACAAAAGCAGCGTGGAGCTTTCAACAGCAAGCAACTTTTGTATTTGGAGAAGTATCATCCTAAAATGCGGCTGCGCTTCAAAAACTCCAATGGTCATAGGAACAACTGTTGCTTTCAATATAACTGGGGTGCCTGA
- the LOC116747331 gene encoding protein tyrosine phosphatase type IVA 1-like isoform X3, translating to MAQMNHPAPVEVTYKNMRFLNPTNATLNKKEDIHVLDWPSDDGAPPSNQTVDDWLSLVTINFHEDPGCCIAVHCVAGLGRGPVLVALALIEGGMKYEDAVQLIRQKQRGAFNSKQLLYLEKYHPKMRLRFKNSNGHRNNCCFQYNWGA from the exons ATGGCTCAAATGAACCACCCAGCTCCTGTGGAAGTCACTTATAAGAACATGAGATTTCTTAATCCAACCAATGCGACCTTAAACAAA AAAGAAGACATCCATGTTCTCGATTGGCCTTCTGATGATGGCGCACCACCATCTAACCAGACTGTTGATGATTGGTTAAGTCTCGTGACAATTAACTTCCACGAAGACCCTGGTTGTTGTATTGCCGTTCATTGTGTTGCAGGCCTTGGGAGAGGTCCAGTGCTTGTCGCCCTAGCATTAATTGAAGGTGGAATGAAATATGAAGATGCAGTACAGTTGATAAGACAAAAGCAGCGTGGAGCTTTCAACAGCAAGCAACTTTTGTATTTGGAGAAGTATCATCCTAAAATGCGGCTGCGCTTCAAAAACTCCAATGGTCATAGGAACAACTGTTGCTTTCAATATAACTGGGGTGCCTGA
- the LOC116747331 gene encoding protein tyrosine phosphatase type IVA 1-like isoform X2: protein MAQMNHPAPVEVTYKNMRFLNPTNATLNKVIEELKKYGVTTTARICEATYDTTLVEKEDIHVLDWPSDDGAPPSNQTVDDWLSLVTINFHEDPGCCIAVHCVAGLGRGPRGAFNSKQLLYLEKYHPKMRLRFKNSNGHRNNCCFQYNWGA, encoded by the exons ATGGCTCAAATGAACCACCCAGCTCCTGTGGAAGTCACTTATAAGAACATGAGATTTCTTAATCCAACCAATGCGACCTTAAACAAAGTTATAGAGGAACTTAAGAAGTATGGAGTTACCACAACAGCAAGAATATGTGAAGCAACTTATGACACTACTCTTGTGGAGAAAGAAGACATCCATGTTCTCGATTGGCCTTCTGATGATGGCGCACCACCATCTAACCAGACTGTTGATGATTGGTTAAGTCTCGTGACAATTAACTTCCACGAAGACCCTGGTTGTTGTATTGCCGTTCATTGTGTTGCAGGCCTTGGGAGAGGTCCA CGTGGAGCTTTCAACAGCAAGCAACTTTTGTATTTGGAGAAGTATCATCCTAAAATGCGGCTGCGCTTCAAAAACTCCAATGGTCATAGGAACAACTGTTGCTTTCAATATAACTGGGGTGCCTGA